TCTTACCACTTCTCCGACATAACGGAATCCTTTGCCTTTGTATGGTTCAACTGGCTTTAGAGCGCGAATGTCGGCCGCAAACTGCCCTACTTTCTGTTTGTCGATTCCCAAAATAGTAAGAATATTGCCTTCTGTAGATGCTTCAATCCCTTCAGGAATCTGGATTTCAACCGGATGAGAAAATCCCAGCGCAAGATTTATCTTTTTCCCCTGCACCGCC
Above is a window of Candidatus Moraniibacteriota bacterium DNA encoding:
- the rplF gene encoding 50S ribosomal protein L6; translated protein: AVQGKKINLALGFSHPVEIQIPEGIEASTEGNILTILGIDKQKVGQFAADIRALKPVEPYKGKGFRYVGEVVRRKESKKAVSTPASA